In one Planctomycetota bacterium genomic region, the following are encoded:
- a CDS encoding inositol monophosphatase family protein has protein sequence MKAPELLRRQEFAIRIALEAGALTLRYYRNATLAVELKGDQSPVTVADKNAELFLREKIAAEFPDDAILGEEFPEKSGTSGFRWILDPIDGTKSFISGVPIYANLVGVEYERRSVVGVINIPALNELAYAAVGHGAWYVLGAGEPVAARVSEKKTLGEGLFVTSEVKTYYDMGRGEAWMRLQSAARLTRTWGDAYGYLLVATGRAELCVDPKMNLWDCAALQPVLEEAGGTFTDWQGRPTIYAPEAIATNGLVLDETLKLIAAAK, from the coding sequence ATGAAAGCGCCCGAGTTGCTCCGTCGCCAGGAATTCGCCATTCGCATCGCGCTCGAGGCGGGCGCCCTGACGCTGCGGTACTATCGCAACGCCACGCTGGCCGTCGAGCTTAAAGGGGACCAATCGCCGGTGACCGTGGCCGACAAGAACGCCGAGCTGTTTTTGCGTGAAAAGATTGCCGCCGAGTTCCCCGATGACGCCATCCTGGGCGAAGAGTTCCCCGAGAAGTCGGGCACGTCGGGCTTTCGTTGGATTCTGGACCCGATTGACGGGACCAAGAGCTTCATCTCGGGCGTCCCCATCTACGCCAACCTGGTCGGCGTCGAGTACGAACGGCGCAGCGTCGTCGGCGTGATCAACATTCCAGCCCTCAACGAGTTGGCCTACGCCGCCGTGGGGCATGGGGCCTGGTACGTCCTGGGGGCCGGCGAGCCGGTCGCCGCCCGCGTCTCGGAAAAGAAAACGCTTGGCGAAGGGTTGTTCGTCACGTCAGAGGTGAAGACGTATTACGACATGGGGCGCGGCGAGGCCTGGATGCGCTTGCAGTCGGCGGCCCGGCTGACGCGCACCTGGGGCGACGCATACGGCTATCTGCTGGTCGCGACCGGGCGGGCCGAGCTGTGCGTCGATCCCAAGATGAACCTGTGGGATTGCGCCGCGCTGCAGCCGGTGCTCGAGGAAGCCGGCGGCACGTTCACCGACTGGCAAGGGCGACCGACGATCTATGCGCCCGAGGCGATTGCCACCAATGGATTGGTGCTGGACGAGACGTTGAAGCTCATCGCCGCCGCGAAGTAA
- a CDS encoding arylsulfatase gives MLQRWFLILSVVMMSGSLPRLARTAELPSRPNIVFILTDDQGYGDLSCHGNPTLKTPNIDRLYREGVHFSDFHVSPTCAPTRSALFTGRHEFRNGVTHTIEERERLTLSATTLAEVLKSAGYTTGIFGKWHLGDEAEYQPNRRGFDEVFIHGAGGIGQSYPGSCGDAPGNSYFDPYILHNGRFEKTHGYCTDVFFAQAMKWIDSVRGKQPFFCYIPTNAPHGPLDVRPEDEARYAGKSPNKNVAKYFGMVANIDDNVGRLLDRLAAWDLERSTLVIFMNDNGATVGTQVYNAGMRGAKGTPWLGGTRASSFWRWPGALQPGECDALTAHIDFFPTIAELAGASLTAEVKEQVAGRSLVPLLKNHNADWADRVLFTHVGRWPHGKAAESKYLRCGVRDSAWHLVCTTKNGERDWELFDTRSDYGEQIDVAASHPEVVARLEAAYDRWWDSVQPQLVNETAVGPAENPFKVLFRDQMGAAK, from the coding sequence ATGTTGCAGCGTTGGTTTTTAATTCTGTCAGTCGTGATGATGTCGGGATCGCTGCCGCGCCTGGCACGGACGGCCGAACTGCCCTCGCGGCCGAACATTGTATTCATCCTCACCGATGATCAGGGCTACGGCGATCTGTCTTGTCATGGCAACCCCACGCTGAAGACGCCGAACATCGATCGGTTGTACCGCGAAGGAGTCCACTTTTCCGACTTTCACGTCAGCCCGACTTGCGCACCGACACGCAGCGCCCTGTTCACCGGTCGGCACGAGTTCCGCAACGGCGTCACCCACACCATCGAAGAGCGCGAGCGGTTGACCCTGTCGGCCACGACCTTGGCCGAGGTGTTGAAGTCAGCCGGTTACACCACCGGTATCTTTGGCAAGTGGCACTTGGGAGACGAGGCCGAGTACCAGCCGAACCGGCGCGGCTTTGACGAAGTGTTCATCCACGGCGCCGGCGGCATCGGGCAAAGCTATCCGGGGAGTTGCGGCGACGCGCCGGGCAACAGCTACTTTGATCCTTACATTTTGCACAACGGCCGGTTTGAAAAGACGCACGGCTATTGCACCGACGTCTTCTTCGCCCAGGCGATGAAGTGGATCGACAGCGTCCGCGGCAAGCAGCCGTTCTTTTGTTACATCCCAACCAACGCACCGCACGGGCCGCTGGACGTGCGACCCGAGGACGAAGCCCGCTATGCCGGCAAGTCGCCCAACAAAAACGTCGCCAAGTACTTTGGTATGGTCGCCAACATCGACGACAACGTCGGCCGGCTGCTCGATCGGCTGGCCGCGTGGGACTTGGAGCGATCGACGCTGGTGATCTTCATGAATGACAATGGCGCGACCGTCGGGACCCAGGTCTACAACGCCGGCATGCGCGGCGCGAAAGGAACTCCCTGGCTCGGCGGCACGCGAGCGTCGAGCTTTTGGCGCTGGCCGGGCGCGCTACAGCCGGGGGAGTGCGACGCCTTGACGGCGCACATCGATTTTTTTCCCACGATCGCCGAACTGGCCGGCGCTTCGCTGACGGCCGAGGTGAAAGAGCAGGTCGCGGGGCGCAGCCTGGTGCCGCTGCTGAAAAACCACAACGCCGATTGGGCCGATCGTGTCCTGTTCACGCACGTCGGCCGCTGGCCGCACGGCAAGGCGGCCGAGTCGAAGTATCTGCGCTGCGGCGTGCGCGACAGCGCCTGGCACCTGGTCTGTACGACCAAGAACGGCGAGCGCGACTGGGAACTGTTCGACACCCGCAGCGACTACGGCGAGCAGATTGACGTGGCGGCGTCACACCCGGAAGTAGTGGCAAGGCTCGAAGCGGCCTACGATCGCTGGTGGGACTCGGTGCAACCGCAACTGGTCAACGAAACCGCTGTCGGTCCCGCCGAGAATCCGTTCAAGGTGCTGTTTCGCGACCAGATGGGCGCCGCGAAATAG
- a CDS encoding aldehyde dehydrogenase family protein, with protein sequence MRMYYDSRWVDKAEQIEVRNPFDSTLIDTVPKADTADIDRALAALVHGAEVMRRTTAYDRSKILHRAAELLASRADAFGRTISSEEGKTLAEGRFEVSRAAETLQLSAEEAKRLGGEVLPLDGAPGGAGKLGFTLRVPCGVVAAITPFNFPLNLVCHKVGPALAAGNAVMLKPASDTPLTALKLVELLLEAGLPAEGIACLAGSGKTVGDAIARDPRVRKISFTGSRDVGEHLCQVAGLKRITMELGSNSPLVILPDADMKRVADAVIATGYGNAGQVCISAQRVIGVGNAYDALVETLPSRVNSLVFGNQLDEKTQMGPMIREGDAVRVEQWIGDAVRGGAKVLAGGTRRESLVAPTLVADVAPEMRISCDELFGPAVGLTRAADVESAIRLANDSRYGLSAGVFTQSLDAALRFAREVESGNIHINWGPAWRADLMPYGGLKESGFGKEGPKYAIHEMTELKTVVIHGV encoded by the coding sequence ATGCGGATGTATTACGACAGTCGATGGGTCGACAAGGCCGAGCAGATCGAGGTCCGCAATCCGTTCGACAGCACGCTGATCGACACGGTTCCCAAGGCCGACACGGCCGACATCGATCGGGCCTTGGCTGCTTTGGTGCATGGCGCCGAGGTGATGCGCCGCACGACGGCCTATGACCGGTCCAAGATTCTGCATCGCGCGGCCGAGTTGCTGGCCAGCCGTGCCGATGCCTTTGGGCGCACGATCAGCAGCGAGGAAGGCAAGACGCTGGCCGAGGGACGGTTCGAGGTCTCGCGCGCGGCCGAGACGTTGCAGCTTTCGGCCGAAGAGGCCAAGCGGCTGGGTGGCGAGGTGCTGCCGTTGGACGGAGCGCCTGGCGGCGCTGGCAAGCTGGGGTTCACGCTCCGCGTGCCGTGCGGCGTGGTCGCGGCGATCACGCCGTTCAACTTTCCGTTGAACCTGGTTTGTCACAAGGTCGGGCCAGCGCTGGCGGCGGGAAATGCCGTGATGCTGAAGCCCGCGAGCGATACGCCGCTCACCGCGTTGAAGCTGGTCGAGTTGCTGCTCGAAGCGGGCTTGCCGGCCGAGGGGATCGCTTGCCTGGCGGGCTCGGGTAAGACGGTGGGTGACGCGATTGCGCGCGATCCGCGGGTGCGCAAGATCAGCTTCACCGGCAGCCGCGACGTTGGCGAACACCTGTGCCAGGTCGCGGGCCTGAAGCGCATCACCATGGAACTCGGCTCGAACAGCCCGTTGGTGATTTTGCCCGACGCCGATATGAAACGAGTGGCCGATGCGGTCATCGCCACCGGCTATGGCAACGCCGGCCAGGTCTGCATCTCGGCGCAGCGTGTGATCGGCGTTGGCAATGCTTACGACGCGCTGGTCGAGACGTTGCCAAGTCGTGTGAACTCGCTGGTGTTTGGTAACCAGTTGGATGAGAAAACTCAGATGGGGCCGATGATCCGCGAGGGGGATGCCGTGCGCGTCGAGCAATGGATCGGCGACGCGGTACGTGGTGGCGCCAAGGTGCTGGCTGGCGGTACGCGGCGCGAGTCACTTGTTGCGCCGACGCTGGTGGCCGACGTGGCGCCCGAGATGCGCATCAGTTGCGACGAGCTGTTCGGGCCGGCCGTGGGGCTGACCCGAGCGGCGGATGTCGAGTCGGCTATTCGATTGGCCAACGATTCACGCTATGGGCTCAGCGCTGGTGTGTTTACCCAATCGCTCGACGCGGCGCTGCGCTTTGCCCGAGAGGTCGAGTCAGGCAACATTCACATCAACTGGGGCCCTGCGTGGCGCGCCGACCTGATGCCCTACGGCGGCCTGAAGGAAAGCGGCTTCGGCAAGGAAGGGCCGAAGTACGCGATCCACGAGATGACCGAGCTGAAGACGGTGGTCATCCACGGAGTGTGA
- a CDS encoding type II toxin-antitoxin system RelE/ParE family toxin, whose protein sequence is MRFDVVLTARAIRDLERARDYLRQAAPEAADRWYGNFLTALLRLEVNPESRSLAPESAEFPFELRQFLFRTKSRFANRALYRIVGKEVQILAIRRPGQPLFTREELD, encoded by the coding sequence GTGCGATTCGACGTTGTTCTCACGGCACGGGCGATTCGCGATCTTGAACGCGCGCGCGATTATTTGCGGCAAGCGGCGCCCGAGGCTGCTGATCGCTGGTATGGAAACTTTCTGACGGCGCTGTTGAGGTTAGAAGTAAATCCTGAGTCGCGTTCCTTGGCACCGGAGAGCGCCGAGTTTCCGTTCGAGCTGCGCCAATTCCTGTTTCGGACGAAGAGCCGATTTGCCAATCGCGCGCTCTATCGAATCGTCGGCAAGGAAGTGCAAATCCTAGCTATCCGCCGCCCTGGTCAGCCGCTGTTCACTCGCGAAGAACTGGATTAG
- the ettA gene encoding energy-dependent translational throttle protein EttA has translation MGQQYIFQINELTKKIGQREILKDIWLAFYPGAKIGVLGRNGSGKSTLLRIMAGVDQQFDGKAELANGFTVGFVPQEPQLNPEKDVLGNVEEAVAPIRNLLKQYDEINARFAEPMSDAEMEKLLKRQADVQDKIDASNAWELDRTLEIAMDAMQLPPGDADVSNLSGGERRRVALCKTLLQKPDLLLLDEPTNHLDAESVAWLERHLAEYTGTVVAVTHDRYFLDNAAQWILELDRGRGIPWEGNYSSWLKQKQDRLKLEEKQASARQKTLEKELEWIRMAPRARQAKSKARITAYEKLAAEAELDHEDEIEIQIPSGKHLGDLVIECKDVTKAYGDKVLIENLSFRLPAGGIVGVIGPNGVGKTTLFRMLVGTEQPDAGVVRVGPTVELGYVDQNRDALDPDKTVFEEISEGHDTFDVGGRRMNARSYVARFNFAGTDQQKLVGTLSGGERNRVQLAKLLRRGSNVLLLDEPTNDLDVDTLRALEEAITNFAGCVVVISHDRWFLDRLATHIMAFEGEGYVHWCEGNFATYHEQRRERLGIEADQPHRFKYKKLQH, from the coding sequence ATGGGTCAACAATACATTTTTCAGATCAACGAGCTGACCAAGAAGATTGGTCAGCGCGAGATTCTCAAGGACATCTGGCTGGCCTTTTACCCCGGTGCCAAGATCGGCGTGCTGGGACGCAACGGCTCGGGCAAGAGCACCCTGCTGCGGATCATGGCCGGCGTCGACCAGCAGTTCGACGGCAAGGCTGAGTTGGCCAACGGGTTCACCGTGGGCTTCGTGCCGCAAGAACCGCAACTGAACCCCGAGAAGGACGTCCTGGGGAACGTCGAGGAAGCCGTCGCGCCGATCCGCAACCTGCTCAAGCAGTACGACGAGATCAATGCCCGCTTCGCCGAGCCGATGTCGGACGCGGAGATGGAAAAGCTCCTCAAGCGCCAGGCCGACGTCCAGGACAAGATCGACGCCTCGAACGCCTGGGAGCTGGACCGGACGCTCGAAATCGCCATGGACGCCATGCAGCTTCCGCCCGGCGACGCCGACGTCAGCAATCTGTCGGGTGGCGAGCGGCGGCGCGTCGCCCTATGCAAGACCCTACTCCAGAAGCCCGACTTGCTGTTGCTGGACGAGCCAACCAACCACCTCGACGCCGAAAGCGTCGCCTGGCTCGAGCGGCACCTGGCCGAATACACCGGCACCGTCGTGGCCGTGACGCACGATCGTTACTTCCTGGACAACGCGGCGCAATGGATTCTGGAACTCGACCGCGGCCGAGGCATTCCCTGGGAAGGGAATTACTCGTCGTGGCTCAAGCAGAAGCAAGACCGGCTGAAGCTCGAAGAGAAGCAAGCCTCGGCCCGGCAGAAGACGCTCGAGAAAGAACTCGAATGGATTCGCATGGCCCCCCGCGCGCGGCAAGCCAAAAGCAAGGCCCGCATCACGGCCTATGAAAAGCTGGCCGCCGAGGCCGAGTTGGACCACGAAGACGAAATCGAGATTCAAATTCCCTCGGGCAAGCACCTGGGCGATCTGGTCATCGAGTGCAAGGACGTCACCAAGGCGTATGGTGACAAGGTATTGATCGAGAACCTGAGCTTCCGCTTGCCAGCCGGCGGCATTGTGGGTGTCATCGGTCCCAACGGCGTCGGCAAGACGACGCTATTCCGAATGCTGGTCGGCACCGAACAGCCCGACGCGGGCGTGGTGCGCGTGGGCCCGACGGTCGAACTGGGCTATGTCGATCAAAACCGCGACGCGCTCGACCCCGACAAGACCGTCTTCGAGGAAATCAGCGAAGGTCACGACACGTTCGATGTCGGCGGCCGGCGGATGAACGCCCGGTCGTACGTGGCCCGGTTCAATTTCGCGGGCACCGACCAGCAAAAGCTCGTCGGCACTCTCTCGGGTGGCGAGCGCAACCGGGTCCAACTGGCCAAGCTGTTGCGGCGCGGCTCGAACGTGCTGCTGCTCGACGAACCGACCAACGACTTGGATGTCGACACGCTGCGAGCGCTCGAAGAAGCCATCACCAACTTTGCTGGTTGCGTGGTGGTGATCAGCCACGATCGCTGGTTCCTTGACCGGCTGGCGACGCACATCATGGCCTTTGAAGGCGAGGGTTATGTCCACTGGTGCGAAGGGAACTTCGCCACCTATCACGAACAGCGGCGCGAACGGCTGGGCATTGAAGCCGACCAGCCGCACCGTTTCAAGTACAAGAAGCTGCAGCACTAG
- a CDS encoding cobalamin-binding protein, with the protein MSAASELKTGARLQRIASLLSSATEMLYGLGLGDQIVAVSHECNFPPECLSKPRVTRTSIAAAASSASIDAQVQTMLAAGEPLYSIDTELLASLRPDLIVTQAQCDVCAVKYDDVLQVVAPQGPLPGVPVVALNPYSLEAVLSDILRVGRAVDRAEAAKDYVARLRERIAQVVERTADVPASERPTVGCIEWIEPLMIAANWMPEMIEMAGGRQQLSVGGQHSTYTPWQSLVTNDPDVILIMPCGFNLERTLAEAESLRTKPGWQDLRAVQTGRVFACDGDALFNRSGPRLVDSLELMARLFHPQRWKLDAKVTGETGMWQQFS; encoded by the coding sequence ATGAGCGCGGCAAGCGAACTCAAAACCGGAGCACGGTTGCAGCGGATTGCCTCGTTGCTGTCGAGCGCTACCGAAATGCTCTATGGCCTCGGCCTGGGGGACCAGATCGTGGCCGTCAGTCACGAGTGCAACTTCCCCCCCGAGTGCCTGAGCAAACCGCGCGTCACGCGGACCAGCATCGCCGCGGCGGCTTCGAGCGCCTCGATCGACGCCCAGGTGCAGACCATGCTCGCGGCCGGCGAACCGTTGTACTCGATCGACACCGAGTTGCTGGCCTCGCTGCGCCCCGATCTGATCGTGACCCAGGCCCAATGCGATGTCTGTGCCGTCAAGTATGACGACGTGTTGCAAGTCGTCGCCCCCCAGGGGCCGCTGCCGGGCGTGCCGGTCGTGGCGCTGAATCCTTACTCGCTCGAAGCCGTGCTGAGCGACATTCTGCGCGTCGGTCGCGCCGTCGATCGGGCCGAAGCCGCCAAGGACTACGTCGCCCGGCTGCGCGAGCGCATCGCCCAGGTGGTCGAACGCACGGCCGATGTGCCGGCGAGCGAGCGTCCCACGGTCGGCTGCATCGAATGGATCGAGCCATTGATGATCGCGGCCAACTGGATGCCCGAGATGATCGAGATGGCCGGCGGTCGCCAGCAATTGTCGGTCGGCGGCCAGCACAGCACGTACACGCCGTGGCAGTCGCTGGTCACGAACGATCCGGACGTGATTCTGATCATGCCCTGCGGGTTCAACTTGGAACGGACACTTGCCGAGGCGGAATCGCTGCGCACCAAGCCGGGATGGCAAGATTTGCGAGCCGTGCAAACGGGGCGAGTCTTTGCCTGCGACGGCGATGCGCTGTTCAACCGCTCGGGGCCGCGACTGGTCGACAGCCTGGAACTGATGGCCCGGCTGTTTCATCCGCAGCGCTGGAAGCTTGATGCCAAGGTCACCGGCGAGACGGGCATGTGGCAGCAGTTTTCCTAA